One Sodalis praecaptivus DNA segment encodes these proteins:
- the zitB gene encoding CDF family zinc transporter ZitB, with protein MPADPLHSHAPVAATQAHHGGHRGHRHDHPSPDAQTGAHKRLLAAFVVTALFMLVEAVGGWLSGSLALLADAGHMLTDTAALLMALLAVRFAARRPNSRHTFGYLRLTTLAAFLNALALLFITVMIVWEAAHRFLAPQPIAGWTMMSIAVAGLVANIVSFWLLHGGSGEKNINLRAAALHVLGDLLGSVGAIIAALVILYTGWLPIDPLLSILVSCLVLRSGWRLLRESLHELLEGTPQQFDIEKLKREMTRNIPEVRNIHHVHLWQVGERPLMTLHVQVIPPRDHDGLLHRIQDYLLEHYHIGHATIQMEYQRCEEDHCVIHQSAVNLHAHHPH; from the coding sequence ATGCCGGCAGATCCTCTCCATTCCCACGCACCTGTAGCCGCAACGCAGGCGCACCACGGCGGTCACCGCGGGCACCGACATGACCACCCGTCCCCTGATGCGCAAACGGGCGCGCATAAACGCCTGCTGGCGGCTTTTGTCGTTACGGCGCTGTTCATGCTTGTCGAGGCGGTCGGCGGCTGGCTATCGGGATCGCTGGCGTTGCTGGCGGACGCCGGGCATATGCTGACCGATACCGCCGCGCTGCTGATGGCATTGCTGGCGGTACGTTTTGCCGCCCGCCGACCCAATAGCCGCCACACCTTCGGTTATCTGCGTTTGACCACGCTGGCGGCGTTTCTCAATGCGCTGGCGCTGCTGTTTATCACGGTGATGATCGTCTGGGAAGCCGCGCATCGCTTTCTCGCCCCCCAACCCATCGCGGGCTGGACCATGATGTCCATCGCCGTCGCCGGGCTGGTGGCGAACATAGTCTCGTTCTGGCTGCTGCACGGCGGCAGCGGCGAAAAGAATATTAATCTGCGCGCGGCGGCGCTGCATGTTTTGGGGGATTTGCTTGGTTCGGTCGGCGCCATTATCGCCGCACTGGTGATCCTCTATACCGGTTGGCTACCCATCGACCCGCTGCTGTCGATTCTGGTTTCTTGTCTGGTGCTGCGCAGCGGCTGGCGGTTGCTGCGTGAAAGCCTGCACGAGCTGTTGGAAGGCACTCCACAGCAGTTTGATATTGAGAAACTCAAGCGCGAAATGACGCGCAATATCCCCGAAGTGCGCAATATTCATCATGTCCATCTCTGGCAGGTCGGCGAGCGGCCGTTAATGACGCTGCATGTGCAGGTCATTCCCCCCCGCGACCATGACGGGCTCTTGCACCGCATTCAGGATTATCTGCTGGAGCACTATCACATCGGGCACGCGACCATCCAAATGGAGTATCAGCGCTGCGAAGAGGATCATTGCGTTATCCATCAGAGCGCGGTGAACCTGCACGCCCATCACCCTCATTAA
- the cydX gene encoding cytochrome bd-I oxidase subunit CydX, with translation MWYFAWILGTLLACAFGIITALALEHLEDTRGKDALK, from the coding sequence ATGTGGTATTTCGCCTGGATTTTAGGAACGCTGTTGGCCTGCGCCTTCGGCATCATTACCGCGCTGGCGCTTGAGCATCTGGAAGATACCCGCGGCAAAGATGCATTGAAATGA
- the pal gene encoding peptidoglycan-associated lipoprotein Pal, translating to MQLNKVLKGLMLAVPVLAIAACSSHKSANNGDESAMGAGAGTGMDMNGNNASSDEQARLQMQELQRNNIVYFDLDKYDIRSEFAQMLDAHANFLRSNPSYKVTVEGHADERGTPEYNIALGERRANAVKMYLQGKGVSADQIAIVSYGKEKPAVLGHDEAAYAKNRRAVLVY from the coding sequence ATGCAACTGAACAAAGTGCTGAAAGGGCTGATGTTGGCGGTGCCGGTCTTGGCGATTGCCGCATGTAGTTCTCACAAAAGCGCCAACAATGGCGACGAATCTGCCATGGGCGCCGGTGCTGGCACTGGCATGGACATGAACGGCAACAACGCGTCGTCCGACGAGCAGGCGCGTCTGCAGATGCAAGAGCTTCAGCGCAACAATATCGTCTACTTCGATTTGGATAAATACGATATCCGCTCTGAATTCGCTCAGATGCTTGACGCTCACGCCAATTTCCTGCGCAGCAATCCGTCCTACAAAGTGACCGTTGAAGGCCACGCGGACGAACGCGGTACGCCGGAATACAACATCGCCCTGGGCGAACGCCGCGCCAATGCCGTGAAGATGTATCTTCAGGGTAAAGGCGTTTCCGCCGATCAGATCGCTATCGTATCTTACGGTAAAGAGAAACCGGCCGTACTGGGTCACGACGAAGCGGCTTACGCCAAAAACCGTCGTGCCGTCCTGGTTTACTAA
- the tolR gene encoding colicin uptake protein TolR, whose product MARRRSRREIKSEINIVPLLDVLLVLVLIFMATAPIITQSVEVDLPDATDSKTVGNDDNPPVIVEVAGIGQYSLVVDHQRQEQLPSEQVVSEARARITANPKTVFLIGGAKDVPYDEIIKALNLLHQAGVKSVGLMTQPI is encoded by the coding sequence ATGGCCAGAAGACGCTCGCGCAGAGAAATCAAGTCCGAGATTAACATCGTCCCCTTGCTCGATGTGCTACTGGTGCTGGTGTTAATTTTTATGGCGACGGCGCCGATTATAACCCAGAGCGTTGAGGTGGATTTGCCCGATGCGACCGACTCCAAAACCGTCGGCAACGATGATAATCCGCCGGTGATCGTCGAAGTGGCGGGTATCGGCCAATACAGTCTGGTGGTCGATCACCAGCGCCAGGAGCAACTGCCCTCCGAACAGGTGGTTTCCGAGGCGCGCGCCCGTATCACCGCCAATCCCAAGACGGTGTTTCTGATAGGCGGCGCCAAGGACGTGCCTTATGATGAGATCATTAAGGCGCTGAACTTACTGCATCAGGCCGGCGTGAAGTCGGTCGGTCTGATGACGCAGCCTATCTGA
- a CDS encoding metallophosphoesterase, which translates to MLIAQISDIHAAADNDNLSRLDRALAWLDRIAPDVLVLTGDLIDNGEIEGYSAIAARLATRPYPAFILPGNSDDRAAMRTVLNARYWTDGGKGPLHFAVDFKELRLIGLDTTVEGTAAGQVAEHLPWLRDALSAKGPAASLLFLHHHVFECGIAPMDRIMCGGSAALGTLLRDHPRRPLALATGHAHRPAAGTLAGIPAYLSGSICPANPLWLGSATIPPVADPPALMIHRLANGSLASHFIVV; encoded by the coding sequence GTGCTTATCGCTCAAATCTCAGACATTCATGCGGCAGCCGATAACGATAACCTGTCCCGGCTGGATCGTGCCCTGGCATGGCTTGATAGGATCGCGCCGGACGTTCTCGTCCTCACCGGCGACCTGATAGATAATGGCGAGATCGAGGGCTATTCGGCGATAGCGGCTCGACTGGCTACCCGACCCTATCCCGCTTTTATACTACCGGGGAATTCCGATGACAGGGCCGCTATGCGCACCGTCTTGAACGCGCGCTACTGGACCGACGGGGGAAAGGGGCCGCTACATTTTGCGGTGGATTTTAAAGAATTGCGTCTTATCGGCCTGGATACTACCGTGGAGGGAACCGCGGCGGGTCAGGTGGCGGAACATCTGCCGTGGCTGCGCGATGCGTTGTCGGCAAAAGGGCCCGCGGCGTCATTGCTGTTTTTACATCATCACGTGTTTGAGTGCGGTATCGCGCCCATGGATCGCATCATGTGCGGAGGATCGGCGGCGTTGGGCACGCTACTGCGCGATCATCCGCGTCGACCGCTTGCGCTGGCGACAGGCCATGCGCATCGCCCCGCGGCAGGGACGCTGGCGGGCATACCCGCCTACCTCTCTGGCTCGATTTGCCCCGCCAACCCGTTGTGGTTGGGGTCGGCGACAATCCCCCCCGTGGCCGATCCCCCCGCGCTGATGATCCACCGCCTGGCAAACGGCTCCCTGGCGAGTCACTTTATTGTCGTTTGA
- the tolA gene encoding cell envelope integrity protein TolA — MLKATEQNDKLKRAIILSIALHCVLIAVLIWSSIHQPQESSAGGGGSSIDAVMVDPGAVVQQYNRQQQQQTDAQRAQQQRDKQAQQQAEELQQQQAAEQQRLKALEKQRLAAQEAAEAQQREQAEQQKQAEEAAKQAQAQQKQAEAAAAQAKAEAAAQAKAAAAAKQQAEAQATQAAAEAKKQAEAQAKQAAAEAKKQAEAQAKQAAAEAKKQAEAQAKQAAAEAKKQAEAQAKQAAAEAKKQAEAEAKKAAAADAKAKADQAAKDKAAAAKKAAAQAAKQSSDVDALLGGLTDAKNAPKAGGAPAGAGKAKQSGASGAEVDAYLAQIQAAIKNKLYDYNNYSGKTCDIRFKLAPDGLLISVNAVGGDPALCQAAISAAKLANIPRPPSKQVYEAAKDGVFMFKPD; from the coding sequence GTGTTGAAGGCTACCGAACAGAACGACAAGCTCAAACGTGCCATTATTCTGTCGATTGCGCTGCATTGCGTCCTGATCGCCGTATTGATCTGGAGCTCGATCCATCAGCCGCAAGAATCCAGCGCGGGCGGCGGCGGGTCGTCTATTGACGCCGTGATGGTCGATCCCGGCGCCGTGGTGCAGCAATATAACCGTCAGCAGCAGCAGCAAACCGATGCGCAGCGGGCACAGCAGCAGCGCGACAAGCAGGCTCAGCAGCAGGCAGAAGAGCTTCAGCAACAGCAGGCGGCGGAGCAGCAGCGCTTAAAAGCGCTGGAAAAACAGCGTCTGGCCGCGCAGGAAGCGGCCGAAGCGCAACAGCGCGAGCAGGCTGAACAACAAAAACAGGCGGAAGAGGCGGCGAAACAGGCCCAGGCGCAGCAGAAGCAGGCCGAGGCCGCCGCGGCGCAGGCCAAAGCGGAAGCGGCGGCACAGGCTAAAGCCGCGGCCGCGGCGAAACAGCAGGCGGAGGCACAAGCCACGCAGGCCGCGGCTGAAGCCAAGAAACAGGCGGAGGCTCAAGCGAAGCAGGCCGCGGCTGAAGCCAAGAAACAGGCGGAGGCACAAGCGAAGCAGGCCGCGGCTGAAGCCAAGAAACAGGCGGAGGCTCAAGCGAAGCAGGCCGCGGCTGAAGCCAAGAAACAGGCGGAGGCACAAGCGAAGCAGGCCGCGGCCGAAGCCAAGAAGCAGGCGGAGGCGGAAGCGAAAAAAGCCGCCGCTGCCGATGCCAAAGCTAAAGCCGATCAGGCGGCGAAAGATAAAGCCGCCGCCGCGAAGAAGGCCGCCGCACAGGCCGCCAAGCAGTCCAGCGATGTGGATGCGTTGCTGGGCGGCCTGACCGACGCCAAAAACGCGCCTAAAGCCGGCGGCGCGCCGGCGGGGGCCGGTAAGGCTAAACAAAGTGGCGCTAGCGGGGCGGAAGTAGATGCCTACCTAGCTCAAATACAGGCGGCTATCAAAAATAAACTGTATGACTATAACAACTATAGCGGCAAAACCTGTGATATCCGTTTCAAACTGGCGCCGGACGGCTTGCTGATTTCGGTGAATGCCGTCGGCGGCGACCCGGCGCTATGCCAAGCGGCGATCTCCGCGGCGAAATTAGCCAATATTCCCCGGCCGCCCAGCAAACAGGTCTATGAAGCGGCTAAGGATGGGGTGTTTATGTTTAAGCCTGACTAA
- the tolQ gene encoding Tol-Pal system protein TolQ — MTDMNIFDLFLKAGFLVKLIMLILICFSIASWAIIIQRSRILTSAAREAEAFEDKFWSGIELSRLYQESLTRRDSLSGSEQIFYAGFKEFARLHRANSHAPEAVVEGASRAMRISMNRELEALETHIPFLGTVGSISPYIGLFGTVWGIMHAFIGLGAVKQATLQMVAPGIAEALIATAIGLFAAIPAVMAFNRLSLRVNKLEQNYDNFTEEFIAILHRQAFASDSAK; from the coding sequence GTGACTGACATGAACATCTTTGATCTGTTCCTGAAAGCGGGCTTTCTGGTAAAACTGATCATGCTGATTTTGATATGCTTTTCCATCGCCTCCTGGGCGATCATTATTCAGCGTTCCCGTATTTTGACCTCCGCCGCACGTGAAGCGGAAGCCTTTGAGGACAAATTCTGGTCCGGTATCGAATTGTCCCGCCTGTATCAGGAAAGCCTGACGCGGCGCGACAGCCTGAGCGGCTCCGAGCAGATTTTCTATGCCGGCTTCAAAGAGTTCGCGCGCCTGCATCGCGCCAACAGCCACGCCCCCGAGGCGGTGGTGGAGGGCGCCTCGCGCGCCATGCGTATTTCGATGAACCGCGAGCTGGAAGCGCTGGAAACCCATATTCCGTTTCTCGGCACCGTCGGCTCCATCAGTCCGTATATCGGTCTGTTCGGCACGGTATGGGGCATCATGCATGCTTTCATCGGGCTTGGCGCGGTCAAACAGGCCACGCTACAGATGGTCGCGCCGGGGATAGCCGAAGCGCTCATCGCCACCGCCATCGGTCTTTTCGCCGCCATTCCCGCGGTCATGGCGTTCAACCGCCTGAGCCTGCGCGTCAACAAGCTTGAGCAGAACTACGACAACTTTACCGAAGAGTTCATCGCCATCCTGCATCGGCAGGCTTTCGCCAGCGATAGCGCTAAGTAA
- the tolB gene encoding Tol-Pal system beta propeller repeat protein TolB, translating into MKQAFRVALGLLVLWASVLHAEVRILITQGVDSARPIGVVPFKWAGPGAAPEDIGGIVAADLRNSGKFNPLDTSRLPQQPATAAEVTPAAWTALGIDAVVVGQVQPSADGSYMVSYQLVDTSGNPGAILAQNQFKAPRKWLRWSAHTVSDETFEKLTGIKGAFRTRIAYVVQTNGGQFPYELRVADYDGYNQTPVHRSPQPLMSPAWSPDGSKLAYVTFESGRSALVIQTLDSGAVRQVASFPQHNGAPAFSPDGSKLAFALSKTGSLNLYVMDLGSGQIRQVTDGRSNNTEPTWFPDSQTLAYTSDQGGRPQVYKININGGTPQRLSWEGSQNQDADVSSDGKFLAMVSSNNGAQHIAKLDLATGAVQVLTDTFLDETPSVAPNGTMVIYSASQGLGSVLQLVSTDGRFKARLPATDGQVKFPAWSPYL; encoded by the coding sequence ATGAAGCAGGCATTTCGAGTAGCGTTAGGTTTGTTGGTTTTATGGGCTTCCGTGTTGCATGCGGAAGTGCGTATTTTGATCACCCAAGGGGTGGATTCCGCCAGACCCATCGGGGTGGTGCCGTTTAAGTGGGCGGGGCCCGGTGCGGCGCCCGAAGATATCGGTGGCATTGTCGCCGCCGACCTGCGCAACAGCGGTAAATTCAACCCGCTAGACACTTCCCGCCTGCCGCAGCAGCCGGCCACCGCGGCGGAAGTTACCCCGGCGGCCTGGACGGCGTTGGGTATCGACGCCGTGGTGGTGGGGCAGGTGCAGCCGAGCGCGGACGGCAGCTATATGGTGTCTTATCAATTGGTGGATACTTCGGGTAATCCTGGCGCGATTTTAGCGCAAAACCAATTTAAAGCGCCGCGCAAATGGCTGCGTTGGTCAGCGCACACCGTTAGCGATGAAACGTTTGAAAAGTTGACCGGCATTAAGGGCGCGTTCCGCACGCGCATCGCCTACGTGGTGCAAACCAACGGCGGCCAGTTCCCCTATGAATTGCGGGTAGCGGATTACGACGGTTATAACCAGACGCCGGTGCACCGTTCGCCGCAGCCGCTGATGTCGCCGGCCTGGTCCCCCGACGGCAGCAAGCTGGCCTATGTCACCTTTGAAAGCGGCCGCTCGGCGTTGGTTATCCAGACGCTGGATAGCGGCGCTGTTCGTCAGGTGGCGAGTTTTCCGCAGCATAACGGCGCGCCGGCTTTCTCGCCGGACGGCAGCAAGCTGGCTTTTGCGCTGTCGAAGACCGGCAGCCTGAATTTGTATGTGATGGATTTAGGATCGGGTCAGATTCGTCAGGTGACCGACGGCCGCAGCAACAATACGGAGCCGACCTGGTTCCCGGACAGCCAGACGCTGGCGTATACCTCCGACCAGGGCGGCCGTCCGCAGGTGTATAAAATCAATATTAATGGCGGTACGCCGCAGCGCCTGTCCTGGGAAGGCTCCCAGAATCAGGATGCCGACGTGAGCTCGGACGGCAAGTTCCTGGCTATGGTCAGCAGCAACAATGGCGCGCAGCATATCGCTAAACTGGATCTGGCAACGGGAGCCGTACAAGTATTGACGGACACGTTCCTGGATGAGACGCCTAGCGTCGCTCCCAATGGCACAATGGTTATCTACAGCGCTTCGCAAGGGCTGGGTTCCGTGTTACAGCTGGTCTCGACTGATGGGCGTTTCAAAGCGCGTCTTCCGGCAACCGATGGACAGGTCAAATTTCCTGCCTGGTCGCCGTATCTGTGA
- the ybgE gene encoding cyd operon protein YbgE, giving the protein MTGQTLAALYDLTDKRPLRALSLVMALTLAGCVFWTPSRFAAQTSPLSWWQGMVIVWAVCAGVVHGTGFRPRRLRWRLVFLPLPAMLVMIGALIYSFS; this is encoded by the coding sequence ATGACAGGGCAGACCCTTGCGGCCCTGTATGATCTGACGGATAAGCGCCCTCTGCGGGCGCTTTCCCTGGTCATGGCGCTCACCCTTGCGGGCTGTGTTTTCTGGACGCCTTCGCGTTTCGCCGCGCAGACCAGTCCGCTGTCCTGGTGGCAGGGAATGGTCATCGTTTGGGCGGTTTGTGCCGGTGTCGTGCACGGTACCGGCTTTCGACCGCGCCGGCTGCGCTGGCGTCTGGTTTTTCTGCCGCTGCCGGCGATGTTGGTCATGATCGGCGCCCTGATTTACAGTTTCTCATAA
- the nadA gene encoding quinolinate synthase NadA: MSELIDDFATLYPFPPKPAALKEEEKAGLRERIARLLKARNAVIVAHYYTDPEIQALAEATGGCVADSLEMARFGSSHPATTLLVAGVRFMGETAKILSPEKTVLMPTLHAECSLDLGCPEAAFSAFCDAHPNRTVVVYANTSAAVKARADWVVTSSIAVELIDHLDSLGEKIIWAPDRHLGRYVQKQTGADMLCWQSACIVHDEFKTQALRRMKRLYPDAAVLVHPESPQAVVDLADAVGSTSQLIQAAKTLPQQQMIVATDRGIFFKMQQACPEKTLLAAPTAGEGATCRSCAHCPWMAMNGLKAIAAGLERGGVEHEIRVEEAVRQRALVPLNRMLAFAADLKRR; this comes from the coding sequence ATGAGTGAACTAATCGACGACTTTGCCACCCTTTATCCTTTCCCGCCCAAACCCGCGGCGTTGAAGGAGGAGGAAAAGGCCGGCTTGCGGGAGCGCATTGCACGTCTGCTAAAGGCGCGCAACGCGGTTATCGTGGCCCACTACTATACCGATCCGGAAATCCAGGCGCTGGCGGAAGCAACCGGCGGCTGCGTGGCGGATTCGCTGGAGATGGCGCGTTTTGGCAGCAGCCACCCGGCCACCACGCTACTGGTGGCCGGCGTGCGCTTCATGGGTGAAACCGCCAAGATCTTAAGCCCGGAAAAAACCGTGCTGATGCCGACGCTGCACGCGGAATGCTCGCTCGATCTCGGCTGCCCGGAGGCGGCGTTCAGCGCGTTTTGCGATGCTCACCCGAATCGAACGGTGGTGGTGTATGCCAACACCTCCGCCGCGGTCAAAGCGCGCGCCGACTGGGTAGTGACGTCCAGTATCGCGGTTGAGCTTATCGATCATCTCGACAGCCTGGGAGAGAAGATTATCTGGGCGCCGGACCGCCATCTTGGCCGCTATGTGCAAAAACAGACCGGCGCGGATATGCTGTGCTGGCAAAGCGCCTGTATCGTGCATGATGAGTTTAAGACCCAGGCGCTGCGCCGTATGAAACGACTTTATCCCGACGCGGCCGTGCTGGTCCATCCCGAATCACCGCAGGCGGTGGTCGATTTGGCCGATGCGGTCGGTTCCACCAGCCAGCTGATTCAGGCGGCCAAGACATTGCCGCAGCAGCAGATGATTGTGGCCACCGATCGCGGCATTTTTTTCAAAATGCAGCAGGCGTGCCCGGAGAAGACCTTATTGGCGGCCCCGACCGCCGGGGAGGGTGCCACCTGCCGTAGCTGCGCGCATTGCCCGTGGATGGCGATGAACGGGCTCAAGGCTATCGCGGCGGGGCTTGAACGGGGCGGCGTGGAGCATGAGATACGTGTCGAGGAAGCCGTACGTCAGCGGGCGCTGGTACCGTTGAATCGGATGCTGGCTTTCGCGGCCGACCTTAAGCGCCGCTAA
- the aroG gene encoding 3-deoxy-7-phosphoheptulonate synthase AroG, whose translation MNYQNDDLRITEINELLPPVALLEKYPATDRAASTVSAARSAVHKILKGNDDRLLVVVGPCSIHDPQAALEYAGRLLKLRESLSGELEVVMRVYFEKPRTTVGWKGLINDPHMDGSFQINEGLRIARRLLLAINDSGLPAAGEFLDMITPQYLADLMSWGAIGARTTESQVHRELASGLSCPVGFKNGTDGTIKVAIDAINAAGAPHCFLSVTKWGHSAIVNTSGNADCHIILRGGREPNYSTHHVQAVKEGLTKAGLPALVMIDCSHANSSKQFKKQMTVAEDVCEQLAAGETGIIGVMVESHLVEGNQGAEPGALVYGQSVTDACIGWDDTENMLKQLAQAVRARRQN comes from the coding sequence ATGAATTACCAAAATGATGATTTACGCATTACCGAGATCAACGAGTTGCTGCCGCCGGTAGCATTATTGGAAAAATATCCGGCGACGGACCGCGCTGCGAGCACCGTTTCCGCCGCGCGTTCGGCTGTTCACAAGATCCTCAAAGGTAATGATGATCGTCTACTGGTAGTGGTTGGCCCCTGTTCGATTCACGATCCGCAAGCCGCTCTTGAATATGCCGGACGCCTGCTTAAACTGCGCGAAAGCCTGAGCGGCGAGCTGGAGGTGGTCATGCGGGTGTACTTTGAGAAACCGCGCACCACGGTCGGCTGGAAAGGGCTAATCAACGATCCCCACATGGACGGCAGTTTCCAAATCAACGAGGGTCTGCGTATCGCGCGCCGTTTATTGTTGGCGATTAACGACAGCGGCCTGCCCGCGGCGGGCGAGTTCCTCGATATGATCACCCCGCAATATCTGGCTGATTTGATGAGCTGGGGCGCCATCGGCGCCCGCACCACCGAATCTCAGGTGCACCGTGAGCTGGCTTCCGGGCTTTCCTGCCCGGTGGGTTTCAAAAACGGCACCGACGGCACCATTAAAGTTGCCATTGACGCCATCAACGCCGCCGGCGCGCCGCACTGCTTTTTGTCGGTCACCAAATGGGGGCATTCCGCTATCGTCAACACCAGCGGCAACGCCGACTGTCATATCATTTTGCGCGGCGGCCGCGAGCCCAACTACAGCACCCATCACGTGCAGGCCGTGAAGGAAGGGCTCACCAAGGCCGGGCTGCCGGCGCTGGTGATGATCGATTGCAGTCACGCCAACAGCAGCAAACAGTTTAAAAAGCAAATGACCGTGGCGGAAGATGTCTGTGAACAGTTAGCTGCGGGTGAAACCGGTATTATCGGGGTGATGGTGGAAAGTCATCTGGTGGAAGGGAACCAGGGCGCCGAGCCGGGTGCGCTGGTGTATGGCCAGAGCGTGACGGACGCCTGCATCGGTTGGGACGATACCGAAAACATGCTGAAGCAGCTTGCGCAGGCGGTGCGCGCGCGCCGGCAGAACTAA
- a CDS encoding YbgS-like family protein, with the protein MQTNISKKMAMLFLTTAMTLGSGAVLAAPGTGSNAGGSDGGVPELQNNAPNSVDNKDINNSSTNTNTTGTTTGTDASGLNKTEQHKNTMCKDGRCPDVNKKVETGTTGTGSPDGTKTDGTTQ; encoded by the coding sequence ATGCAGACGAACATCAGCAAAAAAATGGCAATGCTTTTTCTTACCACGGCTATGACGCTCGGGAGTGGCGCAGTACTGGCGGCACCCGGCACGGGATCTAACGCGGGCGGCAGCGACGGCGGCGTGCCTGAACTGCAAAATAACGCCCCCAATAGCGTTGATAATAAAGATATCAATAATAGCAGCACTAACACTAATACCACCGGCACCACCACCGGTACCGATGCTTCCGGCCTGAATAAAACCGAGCAGCATAAAAACACCATGTGTAAAGACGGCCGTTGCCCGGACGTCAATAAGAAAGTAGAAACCGGTACCACCGGTACCGGATCGCCCGACGGTACCAAAACTGACGGTACAACGCAGTAA
- the cpoB gene encoding cell division protein CpoB yields MSNNFRPYLLSLSLLVGVAVPWAATAQAPISNVGSGSVDDRVTQLERISNAHSQLLTQLQQQLADNQRDIDSLRGQIQENQYQLSQVVERQKQIYQQMDSLSSQAPAASQDGQPQASTSTDDGSQGAAPAASTATAGSGDANTDYNEAVALVLEKKQYDQAISAFRNFVKRYPDSTYQPNANYWLGQLNYNQGKKDDALYYFALVAKTYPKSPKAPDALLKVGVIMQEKGQKDKARAVYQQVGKLYPSAEAAKQAQKRLAGL; encoded by the coding sequence ATGAGCAATAACTTCAGACCTTATCTGTTGAGTCTGTCGTTATTGGTTGGCGTAGCGGTCCCCTGGGCCGCTACCGCCCAAGCGCCAATCAGTAATGTCGGCTCCGGCTCGGTAGATGACCGGGTCACTCAACTTGAGCGTATTTCCAATGCGCACAGTCAACTGCTAACCCAACTTCAGCAGCAGCTCGCCGATAATCAGCGCGATATCGACTCGCTGCGCGGCCAGATTCAGGAAAACCAATACCAGCTGTCGCAGGTCGTCGAGCGGCAAAAACAGATCTACCAGCAGATGGACAGCCTCTCTAGCCAAGCGCCGGCCGCTTCGCAAGACGGTCAGCCCCAGGCCTCCACGTCCACCGACGACGGCAGCCAAGGCGCGGCGCCGGCCGCCAGCACGGCCACCGCCGGCAGCGGCGACGCCAACACCGACTACAATGAGGCGGTGGCGCTGGTGCTGGAGAAAAAACAGTACGACCAGGCCATAAGCGCGTTCCGCAACTTTGTTAAACGTTACCCTGATTCCACCTATCAACCCAACGCCAATTACTGGCTTGGGCAGCTCAATTATAATCAGGGTAAAAAAGACGACGCGCTCTATTATTTCGCCCTGGTGGCGAAGACCTACCCCAAATCCCCCAAAGCGCCCGACGCACTGTTGAAGGTGGGCGTCATCATGCAGGAGAAAGGCCAGAAAGATAAAGCCCGGGCGGTTTATCAGCAGGTCGGAAAACTGTATCCCAGCGCCGAGGCGGCCAAACAGGCGCAAAAACGGCTGGCGGGTCTGTAA
- the ybgC gene encoding tol-pal system-associated acyl-CoA thioesterase — MSISYFQWPVRVYYEDTDAGGVVYHARYVAFYERARTEMLREHNFHQHALMRANVAFVVRRMAVEYFAPARLDDLLQVESEIVSLKRASLTFAQRILNADGQLLSQADVVIACVDLQQLKPIALPTSFVAEFKQ, encoded by the coding sequence GTGAGTATTTCGTATTTCCAATGGCCGGTTCGCGTCTATTACGAGGATACCGACGCTGGCGGCGTGGTCTACCATGCACGTTATGTCGCCTTCTATGAACGCGCGCGCACCGAAATGCTACGCGAGCATAATTTCCATCAGCACGCGCTCATGCGCGCGAACGTGGCGTTCGTGGTGCGGCGCATGGCGGTGGAGTATTTTGCCCCTGCGCGCCTGGACGATTTATTGCAAGTGGAAAGCGAAATCGTCTCCCTCAAGCGCGCCTCTCTGACCTTTGCACAACGCATCCTGAATGCCGACGGGCAATTGCTCAGCCAGGCGGATGTCGTGATCGCATGTGTCGATCTACAGCAATTGAAGCCGATTGCGCTTCCTACGTCTTTTGTCGCGGAGTTCAAGCAGTGA